The genomic window GCAGGTGAAGTTTCTAGATGGCCTGCAAAGTGTTTTCCAATCAGCTTAGTGCCATTCATGTGGAAAATAATAAACCTCAATTGAAAAACTGAAAAGCGTGAGAATCTTGATCTTGGTGGGTACCAAGGGAGTTTTGAGAATGCCGTGGTGTTTACGGGAGGACACCGACCCTGATGCATTGGAAGACCACTGCCATGACAGATACAGAAATACAGATCATACTCCGGGAAGCTTGAAGCTCCCCCTGCTTGATTTAATGCTACATTCAATTTCATTTGTTCGTTTTTTAAAGTAGCAATTTTAGTACAATTATTTTCCCTTGGTCTTTCCAAATAATGATATAAAAATGCTGGTGACCTCCCACATTTTTCAAAGAGTAAATATTCTAAACTTAGAATTATTGTAAaattagattttctttttttatttgttcaCGTTTCggacataataaataaattaaaaatgctttCAATCTGTCCACTAGCCAACAGCGcttctgctttttgttgttgttatctagCAATTAAAAAAGCACCCTTCACAAATGTTGTATAGGTTTCTCTGTTACTGGCTTTAAGTGGGGGGAAGTCTGtattccaccaccccctccaaTTCTGAGAACTCTGAACTGCCTTAAAGAATATGAGTTGGGATTGCAACAGCCTTGCTGAACTTAACTCTCTGACCTGCTGACCTAATTTCCTGGTGGTTTATGTTTAAACCATCTATCTTTCCCTTTAGCAATGAATAATTTCTATTTTCTGTCCTCAAAGGTTTCTGTGGGACATGGGGCAGCTCTCATCCCACACAGGCCTGGCTGGGAGAGATAACAGGGAGGCAGCCTGTATACATACATGATCACGTAACTCTGCCTTCCAACTTTGCCCTTTTggaagggccaaagctcagaGACACGCTGATTACtgtgtctttctctctcatttttttgcCCCAACTCATCTCTTAACTTTTTTGATGTTCACTGGAGCAGTAAACCCTGGCCCAAAAGCAGTCTCCCATTTTCCACTctggattggggtggggtgggggcacggATGGTGTGAAAGCAAGCAAGGCCATTCCATGGCTCTCACTAGAACTTTGTGTACCCTTCCAAGCCTCTCCCAGCCTAAAAGACGAGGAGATTGAGGGAAGGCAGTGGGTGACACTGATGCCTTGCTAGTGATAGGCTGAAATATCCTACAGGTTGAATTCAGTGAGGTGGTACTTTGAGACATATTGCTGGGCTAGGGTAAAAAATATGGTTCCAGCACATGCCAGTGGACACATAGCAGTTCCTAGAGCAGGAAGAATTGTAGGACCACCTCCATAATTATTGCCCTAGAACAGAGATTTCAACTGTGTGTATTGGCTCAGCCTATGACCTCTGTGTGTTCACATTTCCCAAACTCGTTGAACAGAAaaccttgcctttccctgtaagaccaaattgcagtcgttaacagtcttctacagattttccacacctatcagctgatcacccattcccaccatccttctgagtaatacccctccccactccctcactatatttaaggatctggtgacttctgtttcagtgtatctgaagaagtgtgcatgcacacgaaagctcataccaagaacaaactcagttggtctctaaggtgctactggaaagaattttctattttgtttcgactatggcagaccagcacggctacccacctgtaacagaaaaCCGAACAGGAACTGCCCATAAATAGACAAGTTATTCTAATTGGCTTAATCTGCATCCTTTAGATTGGCCGAAAATGGTGGGAGGGGGGCAACTGGTTCTTAGTCATTCATGGCTGGTGCCGGCTTTGCCCAACTCGTATTATCTTCCCAGTTccttacttttttttctttttagcggAGTTGCCTCTTTTCCCTGTTGGTCTCCCATTGGTTCTGCTCCTCATTTTGTTTGATGTGtgttcctctcctccccttgctTGCCTTTTCACCCATTAACCAGGCCTGCCATCTTCTGCCCCTGAAACGGCTTCTGTGTAGAATGGAAAGTTACACTGGGTTGGGGGGCTCTAAGAAGGTCTGGCAAGGGAGGTTCTGCTAAGTGCTTGGATGGCACCCCTGTGTATCTCCACGGTGAAAGAAAGGTGCAATATAATAAATGGACTATATAAGCCAACAATTTCTGTGCAGCCCTCTCAGGATCTAGGTCTAGCAGCCCTACAGATTTGAATATGAAGATAATAGATGCTTCTATAGATCAAGCCCATGTACTTTAAAATAGAAAAGCTGTAGTCAGGATTGCAGATTTGCGTTTGAAATATAGCAAAACAGTCAGGATGGCTCAAGTGTTAACTAAGGATATGTAGATTTTCTCCCAGGCACACCAATTTGTGGGCAATTTATGTGTAAAGTATACACAAATGCCTGCAATTTTATGGTCTGGgtagcatttaaaacaaaacaagacagggTGGTTGTGCCAAATGTCCCTTGCGGCATCCACCATAATGTTTTGTCTCTCCTGATGGGACAAGTGAACTTAACCTTCCACGAGTCCCGTTCACGAGGCTGTCCCTTCCGCACCTCCCCCCACTCATTGGGagaaagctttatttatttttttggtctgTGTCCTAGCAGGGCAGCTCTGGCCAAGGATCAGGGTCCCTCCTGCTGATTTGTTTCCATGGCTAGAAAACAGCAAGTTCCAATCAAAAGAGGCTGGAAGAAGCTTAGCTGACCTCCTTAGCAGGGATCTGGAAGGGAGGGGTCTGCTTTTGGGCTCCCTACGAAAGGAGCTCgagatgttttgtttttgcaagacCAAATATTTGTAATTAGGCAACTGTGATCAGCAGGTGCCTTTCCAGAAATCAAGGGGCCCCCAGGACATTTTGCACAGTTCAGCAGATTTGAGTGTCACCAGCACCTCGCCTCCCTCGAACCAGCACACAGTGCTGTGCTTGTACCGTATTAGTATGCTTGCCTGCTCTGTGCCCTGTGTACAGTGTTCCCAGTGCACTGCAAAACGATGCTGGAAAACAGGTGATCAAAATTGTACACGGTTATGACTCCCAAAGTTGGTTGCAGTCAGAGCCTCTCCTAATTTAAAAGCAGTCATGGTTAAGGAAAGCCAGTTAATCCAGAAGGAGGTTAGCAACAGATTCCGGCTGAGGTTCAACTCCCTCTAAAGGACCAAGTTTGCAGGTTGAGGGGTCTGTCCAGACACTATACAAATCAATTTGTGGAAGCACAGACGGCAGTGGCAAGGAGTGCCCTTACCAGCTTTATCTGTTACAGCAGCCAAAGACCCTATCTTAGTGTGACAAATCTTGCCTCAGTTACCCATGCACTGGCTACCTCCAAACTAGACTACTGCAATGGGTTTTAGGTAGGGCTTCCTTTGAAGATTGTTTGGGAATTTCAAGTGGTGCTGAATGCCAGCTGCCCAGATGTTAGTTGGGATAAAGCAATCAAAACATAATTGCTTCAGTATTAtatcagctgcactggctgccagtttgtttccaggcccaattcaaagagctAGTTAAAATAGAGTTTCTTGAAGGACCATCTATGCCCATATGTACCTGCCTGGCCCTTCCTGTTGACATCTGCTCATACATCTGTCAGTGGGTAAATAGGGATTTTTTTGTGGTGTGCTCCTGTTTAAGAAACTCCCTTCCCCAATACTTTTATTGGACTccctgcatttgtttgtttgtttgtgagccCAAATGTCTTTCCCATCTGCTTTTGGTTAAGATAAGCTGGAGTGACTGGCTGTAGTGCATCTGTGATGTTTGTTGCTCTTGCTTTGTATTTATGAGctaaatatttattgattttaattgcatggttaataaagttttttttgtactgctttgatttttttattctAAGCTGTTTTTGGGCAACATATAAATCACTTAAATATATCAGTAAAAACGGCCTGAGCCAACAGTATCAATTCACCTAGGAGAATTCACCCTTGCCTGCCTTCAGCAAGCAAGTAAAGGAAACTTCACTGTGAACCATGGACTACTTAGTAATGCCTAGATAGTTTGGTTAACTGACCTGGTCATAAAGTTATTACTACAGTAAAATGTCAGGTCGTGCATTTTGGAAGATGGAATCCAGGTCAGAGCGATTACGGCTTGATGAACCATAGAATTCCGTGTGGGTTTGCTGAGTAAGGTTAGTAGTGAGAGCATACAAAGTACTGAGTGTGCTTTTCCAGACAGAGAGTTTGGATGTATTAACTTGGAGTTTAAAAAATTTAACATTGTGTCTGATGGCagaatgctgtgcatgcagattAAAGCCACCGTTTCTTCAGCTGTTCCATGCTCTCACTTAAAGATCTGCAACATGGGATTTAGAGCATAGTCTTAATAATCATGCCAATCTCGTTCTGTAGATGTACCAGCACTGGGgtcaagggccatagctcagtggtagagcatggtcccagtttcaatccctggcatctcttgaTAGGGCTGGGAAAACCTGTGGCTCTAGGTtttgttggactagaactcccataaTACCAGACCATTGGTTATTAGCTGCCCTCCTCTGGTGCAGACaattactgaactagatgggctcgATATAAGGAAGTTTCCTATGTGGGGTTGCTTTTGGAGGTCCCATCAGTGCAATCACTTTGGGAGACGTTGGGGGCTTAGCTTGTGCAGATTGGGCTCTGCCACATTGCACTTGTGGACCCTTGGATTATGGCAGAACACACACAAAGTCTAGCCTGCTGTCTCTTGCAGTAGCCTCTTGCGTACGCGCTGGTGTGGTTGTATTGAAGCCTCATTACCATGTGCTGTTGCTTTAAGAAGTGGCATATCAGGCCTCTGCACATCTTGCTCAGCAAAAGAAATGTAGGAAGACAGTTCCAAATCAGTGGTTGAGGGAGAAGAGGGACTAGGTTGTTCGACTACAGGTATAGTGAGAATCTTTGTTCCTAACATCTGGGGTTCTCAAACCCAGCTTTGGGTTGGCATCACTTGGGGCTTTGAGGGGCAGGGTGTACATAGAGTTTTGTCGTTCACTGTTGGAAGGTGTTGCAATTGCTTTGGTTTTTCTCTTGCAGGTAACCAATGAAATCACACCTGTACTGTCCTACTCATACATGGCTGTCTTGGTGCCCATCTTCCTGTTGACCGACTACCTGCGGTACAAGCCGGTGCTGGTGCTGCAGAGCCTGAGCCACATTGCCATCTGGCTGCTGCTGATCTTCGGGAGCAGCATCCTTGCCATGCAGTTCATGGAATTCTTCTATGGCATCACAATGGCGGCACGGGTGGCCTACTCTTCGTACATCTTCTCCCTGGTCACCCCTTCGCGCTACCAGCGCATGGCTAGCTATTCCCGCACCTCGGTCCTCATGGGAGTCTTCACCAGTTCCGTGCTGGGGCAGCTCTGTGTCACAGTGGGGGGCACCAGCTTCATGACCCTGAATTACATCTCCCTGGGGTTCATGGCCTTTGGGCTGCTGCTGACGCTCTTCCTGGAACGCCCCAAGCGCAGCCTCTTCTTCAACAGGAGTGAGCCTATGTGCAACGGCACCTCGCCCTCCGAGCTGGACAAAATGAACCCTGGGGCCGGGGATCCAGTGTGGCACAAGGCCCCTACCTGGAAGAACCTGGTCTTTTTCCGGATGTTAAAGGAGCTGGCGGCATTTGTACGGGTGCCGCAGTTAAGACTTTGGTCCCTTTGGTGGATATTCAATTCTGCTGGCTACTACCTAATGCTGTATTATGTGCAGATTTTGTGGAATGAGATATATCCCACAAGAGACAACAGGAAAATCTACAACGGAGGCGTGGAAGCCGCTTCAACGCTCCTCGGTATATAGATCCTCCCCCACTTCCTGTTTGAGCTtgattgtcaccccaccccacccttttctctctctgctttatgCTCCAAACATGAATTCAGTGCACCTAGCGGAGTCTCCTAGACCATGGTCAtaaagtaccatattttcccatctataagacgcccccaggtATGAtgtcccctattttgggggactcagatttaagaaaatgggggagatggctcagattacaagacgccccctaatttttgacataagacctagtcttatacacgggaaaatatggtacattCATGCAAAGGCAATTTCTGCTAAAATTACTTGGGTTTAAAGCAACTTCAGTTGATGCACCTCAGGGATCTCCCTGCATGGAGAATCTAGGCCAACCATTCCActaaccttccccaacctggtgcttgcAAGGTTGGTCTACAAGCATGCATTAATGTGTGCTAAAGCTCAGGGATGATGtgcatgctctgcatgcaaatgGGTATAAGCTCAGTATTTGCCATCTCCAGCCAAAGGGGATCGTAGGGTCACTGTCAACCAGAACAGGGAGCAGATGCAGTAGCGGCTACACCTAAGAACTTGGATCAGTCTGGTGCCAGCAAGGAAGTTATGCTTGGAAAGAGTACTGGCTTTCCCGAGTTGCCTCTCAACTCTCTGGGTTTTGCACTGAAGTTTCCCAGCTGGTAGCATGTTTTGAAACATCCTGTTAAGAGTTTTACTCTTTTCCCACACCCAGAATGGTGGTTTCATTTGCAGCATCCTAAAAACCATGCTAGAACTGCGGTGTATACTTGGATTCATTGCATCTCTGGTGCAAAAGGCTGGTGCCCATTACTTGCTAAATCCAACTAGGAAGGGCAAAAATTTCTCTCCCCATGTACTTTTCATTGCAGAACTGACATAGAAATAACTTGCTGCATAGTCctagggcagggcaggggaacctgtagccctccagatgtttggacttctggctggggcagattccaacaacatctggagtgccatcatctcccccccccccgccgttctAGGacattttgttattgtttgtatgGTAGTAATGTCCCCATTTTTCAGCCACACAGCTGTATACAGTTTAATTCCTGCAAACAAAGTGTTGGGGTAAAAATGTCTGGAACAAAAGGTGTTCAGGGAAGCAAAGGCAAGTGCCCAaagagaaagttcttcctcagtTACCTTGGGCTTAAAATAATCTTGGATATTTGGGATAGAAATTGTCCCTTGGGTTTTTCCAAACAATGACTGTTCTACTGTGCCCCTTGTTGCGAGTGCCGCTTTGGAGAGTGGAGGCCTTGATGTCCATACCTGGTCCTCTCATCCATATCTTGACAACATGCATGTGTCTTTGCAGGTGCCATCACCTCCTTTGCTGCGGGCTACGTGAAGATCCGTTGGACGCTGTGGTCAGAGCTTGTGATTGGCGTAGTGACGGCGTTCCAGGCAGGCCTCCTTTTGCTGATGAACACTACTGCCAACATCTGGCTCTGCTACGTGGCTTACATCCTCTTCAGGGGCTCCTACCAGTTCCTTGTGCCTATAGCCATGTGAGTGGTGAGAACAGCTTGATGACTAAGCCTCCATTAGTCACGCTGGTGGTGAGGAACATAAAGATTACGATATCCATCGTTACCTGGATATATATATGTATTGTCATTCTCACTCTTTTCAACATGCAaaagacattgggggggggggttgcatgcaTACCCTAATATATAGTAGATCAGCTTAGCTTTCTATTATCTGCTTTGCTAAAGCAGGGGTTGTAATGCCaatatgtattcccccccccctgtaaggATGCCAAGAATAACCTTTTGGTCCCAGGGTAGATATGTTGTTGGAGGCTTTTAGTATTCAGCCTAGGTTAACAAGCTATGGTGATTACTGCTGATGTTCTGAATGATATTAGCTAATTGGTTGGAATACTAAGGCGGGGGTGGTTAACTAAATACAAAGAACTGTATTAGGTGTCTTTAGCACTCTTCCAGGCCAGCAACTTTATGCCTTTAACCATTGGATGTCTCACTAACATCAGTGATAAAAGTATTACAGCTTCCCAAACTCTCCTCTTGGTGTAAACACTCCCAAGCTGCCTTCTATAGTCAACACAAAATAACCAGCATTAGCCCTATCTCTATGCCATCTTCGACTTGTATGTAAAAATGCATTGATCTTTGCGAGAGCCTTGCTTGTCGGTGATGCTGCAGCATACCATCTGCGGCTGTGGTcctgggatggagaacctgtggccctccctgTGGGACTCGCAAAGTTATCACGGGGATAACTGGCTTGGGATGGCCCGTCACCTTTTGATCCTTCAGTATCGGGACTGcaaactaccatcagccccagggagcatagccagtggtctgggatcatgggagctgtagtcctccattgtctggagggccacaggcaaGCCACCCTTGCCCTGAGCCATAAAGTGACGACCCTCCTTTTGTCCTTGGTGCCTTTTCAGTGCTTGCCAGCAGAACTGACctgccttcttctctttctctcgctTTGAACAAAGTTTCCAGATTGCAGCTTCCCTGTCCAAAGAGCTCTGTGCCCTGGTGTTTGGAATCAACACTTTTCTTGCCACAGTTCTCAAGActgtcatcaccatcatcataacAGATAAGAGCGGTCTGGGTCTCTCAATCCACCCTCAGGTAAGAAGCACAAGTTACACGGAGGCTTGCGGTAGTGGGCTTTTGACCAGTCCTAGCTGCCTTTGGGGCTTACTTTTGTAGGTTCCTCCTATGGAAGGAGGTCCTTTGaataatctggtgaaccacatAGTGGGAACTCAAAGGGCCTTATTTGCAATGGATCCTCTTGCCTTGCTTGGCCCACTTTTGGCTGTTGGCCCCATTTTATGCATTGCCCATCATGTTTTGGAGTGGAAGCAGGGCTGGCAAAAACTAAAAGGCATGTAAGCCAAGAAAAACAGAACTTctttaccttccttccttccttatttatttatgtatgtatgtatgtatgtatgttaagAGACTTATGCCCTTGCTTTAGGTAAGTTTCTAGGGTGGCTAGCAGTCACTCAGTTCTGTCCTTTCcaaaaaatgaaatgtttgtgCCAGAGTCTTAACACAGTGATCCTGAACACATGCCAAATCAcatgatttcaatggaacttgtTGCCAAGCAAACTTCTGCTGAGTTAACAGAACTACCCCCTAATAAACATGTAAATTGCTACTAATCCTTGCCATTTGCCAATTTCACTTGCATTGTCCTCAACAAAAGCTTCATCCACCCTACAAGAatcgactttttttttttaaaaaaaaaacgatgCTGATCAGGAAGCTGCAAATGTAATCTGTTCCCATAAGGGCTGTCATTGCTGGCTCATGGCTGTGATGGGCTTAACAAAGCCTTATAATTACCCGCTGCTCATGTGACAAGAAATGATGGCAGTGCATTGGAATAGCATGGCAACAGGatatgcatgtgtgtttaaatCTTCCGTATTGGAAGTTGCGGGCGCAGGTTGGAGAAATATTTGGTTGGGTTAGTTCAGGTAGACTTTTATCACAGCGGCTGGAGGAAAAGCAGGGTGCCTTTTTTTAGCTGGAGTTCCAGCTTTATGTATGTCACTGCAAATGAGGTTGGCAGATGCACATCGTGAGTGGAATTCCTGCTGCTGTCAGAGATGGGATATGATTTTGACTTAGGATAGCTACATAGAACATCCCAGCTCAGATGCTGTGTTCTGGCAAACAGAAAGCAGTGGGGGGAAATTGCTGTTATGCCTGTATGTGGGAACTCGAGGGGAATTTTCACCTGGCTGGCTGCTAGAGTAGATGGAGCTCTGATCCAATGGAGCTCTTCCTGTTCTTAAAGAGTTTCCCTCTTAGCTCTATTCTGTGCTTTTGTGGGCTGCTGAtcatttcagatttttttttattgctttagaGGCAAAATATGGCACAGGGCCTCAACACAtcatctctccccctttctcttttccagTTCTATGTTTACTTCAGCTATTTCACGCTCCTGACAGTGGTGTATCTTTCTGCATCTGTGTACGTGGCTGTGAAGCATAATGGATGTAGGAAACCTCAAAAGGAAGCACCACCCAAGGAACTCAGCATGCCAGTTGAGGACAGAGGCACAGAGCTGGCAAACTTGGAAGTCTGAGAAAATGGTGGATGGGGAAGAAAAGAGGACCTGGCCTGCCTGCATACTCGCAGCTGGGATGTAACACACAGAACTCCCACGTCAATCAGCACTTAGAAGCATCTCAGCTTTCCAGAGTATCAGATCACTGCAGAAGGAAAAGGCCTTCCTTGACTCTAGGGCTTGTGCATCAACAGCATGCAACCAGACAACTAGATTTCCCCCCAGTCTTGGTCATGTGTGTGGCATAGGCTCCTGAGCTCAGGTGAGATTATGGAGACATTTGCCAGTGTTATGGTTGGCACCTGGTGATTTTATGAATGTAGTTTTAAACACTGATAATACTCTGCACGCTTTCCCCTCAGCCTTTAAACGAGGCAACAGTGAGCAAGATGGATGCaggtacttttaaaaataataataataagacaatAGTTTTACTTTTTATAAAACTATCAATTGGTTACCAGTAAATATACTCTGCTGGGAGTTATGAATTTCAACATTTGTTGGAGCTAAATTTTCTTAGGAGGAAAGCTTctcatattttgcttttaaaagttatGCTTAAGAAAACAGGACTGAGAGTAAGGCTGCCAACCTAACTCACGTCCTCTCATCCATTTGGGTCAGTGAGTGGGAAACACAATGCGTTTTTAACAATCACTTTAGATTCTCTGGAGGAACATAATCCTTGGAAAGTAAGTATACACTTGCATTTTGTTCTGACTTGTAAATTCCTGTTCTCTTCCACTTTCCCCACCAAAGATTTTCAAATACCTTCACTGTCACATAATAATTTATACTGGACACAGTAGTATGCTCAGTGGGCATTTGAGAGGAAGGTGGGAGTGATCAGTTCTTTAGCAGAGTCCTGATGACTTTCCAAACTAGCTTGGACTTTTCATCTGGTTTTGCCTCCAGTAGGCCATGGGTGGTATTCACACAGTGGCTGCTTAACATAAAATGGCAGCCATATGAAAAGGAGCATGGCCACAAAAAGGTGTAGGTGCCACCCCCCCAAGCCACTTGCTTGCTCACGAAAATCTGTTTGTTATGCTGTTCCATTCAGAAGGTAGGGTGAAATGTGTGCTGGGAGTACATTGCAAACAGATACTGAACAGTAAGAGCAAACCGTCTATTGTGCATCATGGAGTTTTCCCCCAGATACCACACTGGTGGGCCTGAGAGTGCCACCCTGGCACATCTTGCCCTAAATGGCACTTTTCCCATTCTCCTGGAGCAAATGGAGTCAGGGACATAGACAGAGCCCTGTGCAATTCCATGcaaatgaacaa from Lacerta agilis isolate rLacAgi1 chromosome 1, rLacAgi1.pri, whole genome shotgun sequence includes these protein-coding regions:
- the SLC19A1 gene encoding reduced folate transporter codes for the protein MSAEAEHPEKQPPDPPPDPRWKLLVFYLCFYGFMNQIRPGESFITPYLLGSEKNFTKEEVTNEITPVLSYSYMAVLVPIFLLTDYLRYKPVLVLQSLSHIAIWLLLIFGSSILAMQFMEFFYGITMAARVAYSSYIFSLVTPSRYQRMASYSRTSVLMGVFTSSVLGQLCVTVGGTSFMTLNYISLGFMAFGLLLTLFLERPKRSLFFNRSEPMCNGTSPSELDKMNPGAGDPVWHKAPTWKNLVFFRMLKELAAFVRVPQLRLWSLWWIFNSAGYYLMLYYVQILWNEIYPTRDNRKIYNGGVEAASTLLGAITSFAAGYVKIRWTLWSELVIGVVTAFQAGLLLLMNTTANIWLCYVAYILFRGSYQFLVPIAIFQIAASLSKELCALVFGINTFLATVLKTVITIIITDKSGLGLSIHPQFYVYFSYFTLLTVVYLSASVYVAVKHNGCRKPQKEAPPKELSMPVEDRGTELANLEV